TggaaacgaagagaggagaaTAAGTAAAGGCTAAATACGGAAGAAAACCTGAGAGTTACGACGACAGAAAGCCTCGAGATCTTCACaaggaggcagcagcagcaggagagacATTTTTGTTCATCCTTCTGCGAGCGAGGGACTGCCGACCACGTAAGGCTGGccacacctgtgtgtgtgtgtgtgtgtacccacaCCGGGGAGTGTGTGAGGGAACAGCCGATGGGGCGGGGCAAggtaggaagaagggggggaggaacgTGTGTAGGAAGGAGCGGATTGAAGTGTTTACGGTGTGCCCATCAGTGAGggacacttttttttcatttcatttctagtaGGGGACCCGCAGGGCGCAGAGAGCCACtctcgggtggcatgatatgAGGGGGTTGTGCGGGGGATTTAAGGGGCCAGGACAGAATTAGGATAAGGGTTAAGATGACGAAAGATATTGGGACATGGTGAAGGCCTGTGTCCAGCCCTGCTGGTGTACCCATCTCTGAGGGCCACTTGGCCTGTGACCAGCCCTGCTGGTGGTGAGGGCCACATGGCCTGGTATTTAGTTTGTTGTTGCCTGGGCACTTGCAGTGTAGCCTGGCACTGGTGGTTCATCTGGCACTGCCCTCAGGAGAGTAGTGAGACTCTTTGAACTCATCCACTGAgcagttctttctttctctcatcccttcagGCAGTGTTGAAAAGGTTTGGCCTGTCATGTCATGGGCTGGGTGCTGGCAGGGTCTCCGGGGCTGTTGCTGGGAGGGCTGCATATATAACTTTGCCATAAAACTTTATGAGTGAGATAAACAGGTAAACTCCCCCCACAGGATGGCTGAGGGCAAGCTGGTTCTTCAGGCTCCGGAGAACAACAAGGAGCCCATCGCCTTGGTCCTCGACGACGTCATACCAGAAAAATTTGGCCCTGACAGTGACCTCAAGGCCCTCGAGATCTCCTCCGGCACCGGCCAGCATGTCGTCCACCTGGCCCGCCGCTTCCCTAGGGTCCAGTGGCGACCGTCCGACGTGGAGGAGAAGTACATCGAGAGCATCAAGGCGTACCTCAAGGATGAAGGATTGACGACTGTGTCGGAGCCGCTGCTGATTGATGTTTGTAAGGTACGTGGGGGTGtggtgtgagtgtatgtgtgcatgggcatggtgagtatgtgtgtgtgggcatggggattatgtgtgtgtgtgggtgtggggattatgtgggtgtgtgggtgtgagtaaaGGTGTTGGATTTCTAGGGTATGGGGCTGCCTAACTTTACCTATCCTAATCTAATCCACATTATCTTAACTTAATCTATCTTTTCCTAACTGAATCTATCCTATCTTAGCTAACCTACTatgtcctaacctaacttaacttacccTGTCTTTAAGCTAATCTAccctgccctaacctaacctaccctgctCTAACCTTCCTTAACCTACCCTGGCTTAACCTAATCTACCCTGTCCTAACCTAACTTTCTACCCATACGTATCCTAGCCTAACTAAACtatgataaaaaagggagaaaaatcctAACCTAAGTCAGCCTTACCCTCACTAACCTCTGACATAAAAAAAATCCAGCTAACTTAACTCAACCTGCCCCTaaagctccctccttcccttagccTGTCAGCGAGTGGCCCGGCGACATGGGTGATGGTTCGCTGGACCTCATACTGAACATCAACATGGTCCACATCACGCCCTGGGAGTGCACCGAGGGTCTCTTCACCGCCGCTGGGAGGCTCCTGCGGCCCAAGGGCATCATGGTCACCTATGGGCCCTATGCCATCCACGGGGAGATCACGCCTGAAAGCAACGTGGCCTTTGACGCATCCCTCAAGGTGAGtggaaggctttttttttttttttttacgtcacagCTTATTGCACCcttaggctttttcactggtggggcttgatggtcagcccaccccgttgtggtgcaggtgagtgtttatagtggtgccatcttgttttTTGGCTGTTTTTTTAGTCATACCGCAGTTTATGAGCTTAATTCATTCCGGAATTTCGCTTGCTAACCAAAAGCTCATTAACCAATACGAATGCATACTGTAGGGTTGAAAACACAAAGATCTCA
The Eriocheir sinensis breed Jianghai 21 chromosome 60, ASM2467909v1, whole genome shotgun sequence genome window above contains:
- the LOC126985902 gene encoding methyltransferase-like 26, which gives rise to MAEGKLVLQAPENNKEPIALVLDDVIPEKFGPDSDLKALEISSGTGQHVVHLARRFPRVQWRPSDVEEKYIESIKAYLKDEGLTTVSEPLLIDVCKPVSEWPGDMGDGSLDLILNINMVHITPWECTEGLFTAAGRLLRPKGIMVTYGPYAIHGEITPESNVAFDASLKSQNSAWGLRDVDDLEKEAKKNGMVFDAMFNMPANNKILVWQKTGEE